In Proteiniborus ethanoligenes, the sequence ATAGAAGGATGTCTGTTTCCTCCTGGTTTTGGTGCTTCACCTGTTACTACATAACGTGCAACTGCATTTTCAAGTATTGCTACTAGAGAATCTAGCATAGCTACATCAACTTTTTGTCCTTTTCCTGTCTCATGTCTGTTGTTTAGTGCTGCTAGTATACCTATTGCAGTAAATAAGCCTGAGTTTATATCTGCTATAGATGAGCCTACTCTAACTGGCTTGCCACCTTTTTCTCCTGTTATGCTCATGATACCGCCCATTGCCTGTACTACTGAGTCATATGCTGCTCTTTGACTATAAGGTCCTGTATGGCCAAAGCCTGAGGATGCTGCATATATTATCTTTGGATTTACTTGGGATAGGTAGTCATAGCCTAGGCCTAGCTTTTCCATAGTTCCAGGTCTAAAATTTTCTACTACTACGTCAGCTTTTTTAACCATTTCTAAAAAGGTTTCTTTACCTTTTTCTGATTTTAGGTTAAGTGTTATACTTCTTTTATTTCTATTAAGGCTCATAAAATATGCACTTTCATCTTTTACATAAGGGCCAAAAGCTCTTGAATCGTCTCCTGTACCTGGCATTTCTATTTTAATTATATCTGCTCCTAGGTCACCTAGTATCATAGTTGCATAAGGCCCTGCTAATACCCTGGTCAAGTCTAGTACTTTTATATTATCTAAAGCTAGTTTCAATATGTTCGCCCTCCTTACTTAATAGTATTTTAGATTCTTCGCTCATAATGAAATGAAGAATAAATAATATATACTTAATTAAATAGCTACCCGCCAAAGGCGGGTAGTCCATTTAGTCTATATTTCTAGTTAATTATTCAGCGTCAAAAGCTACGATACGGCAGAATGCTGATTCTCCACCTTCAAATTTCCAAGGGAAGCAACCGATGATTAGACGTTTGTTAAGTACCTTATCGATTTCTCCACCTAGGTTTTCAGCATGGATTATTTCATGTGGTTTTGGGAATACTTGAATATGCATTGCTTGGTATACATCTGGCCAAGGATACATTTCGTTTAATGTTTTACCATATTTTGCTTGCATGTATCTGTCTGCTGCTTCTGCTTCTTTTGGTTCCCAATCACGAATCTTAGTGTTCATTGGATGGTCTGCTGAACCACAGTCTACTCCGATCCAAGCGATTTCCATTTCTTTTACCCAATCAACAAAGTCCATTGATGGTCCTGGATGTCTTAACATATATCTTTTTTCGTCTGCTTCTGGGCTTTCCCAGCCATATTTATGGTACCCAGTATTGATAATAAGGATGTCTCCTTTTTTAACTTCTACTCTATCCATAATATCTTGTGGAGTGTAAATTCCATAATCTTCAGCTATATCTGATAGGTCAACTACTACTCCAGGTCCTACTAATTTAGTTAATTCTAATGATGCAATATCTCTTCCTGCTGTATCAAAATGTAATGGACCATCTAAGTGTGTTCCTACGTGATTTGATGTAGTGATTAATTGTCCATTAGCACCATTTGGTGATAATCTTTTAAAGAATTTAACTTGAAGTGGCTCATAAGTTGGCCATG encodes:
- a CDS encoding cyclase family protein; its protein translation is MLQNWDKVKMYDLTQNTSHLTPPWPTYEPLQVKFFKRLSPNGANGQLITTSNHVGTHLDGPLHFDTAGRDIASLELTKLVGPGVVVDLSDIAEDYGIYTPQDIMDRVEVKKGDILIINTGYHKYGWESPEADEKRYMLRHPGPSMDFVDWVKEMEIAWIGVDCGSADHPMNTKIRDWEPKEAEAADRYMQAKYGKTLNEMYPWPDVYQAMHIQVFPKPHEIIHAENLGGEIDKVLNKRLIIGCFPWKFEGGESAFCRIVAFDAE
- a CDS encoding CaiB/BaiF CoA transferase family protein, which translates into the protein MKLALDNIKVLDLTRVLAGPYATMILGDLGADIIKIEMPGTGDDSRAFGPYVKDESAYFMSLNRNKRSITLNLKSEKGKETFLEMVKKADVVVENFRPGTMEKLGLGYDYLSQVNPKIIYAASSGFGHTGPYSQRAAYDSVVQAMGGIMSITGEKGGKPVRVGSSIADINSGLFTAIGILAALNNRHETGKGQKVDVAMLDSLVAILENAVARYVVTGEAPKPGGNRHPSIVPFEPFDTKNGEVVVAAGNDVLWAKFCEVLGKEELINDERFATNPLRNENYDQLRPLIAEPMKEKTTEEWLEILDKAGVPNGPINTIDKVLQDPQVIAREMIVEVEHPVAGNLKMPGVPIKLSDTPGSVRTPAPLLGQHTEEILKELLGYDDEKIQSLRDEKAL